One Rhodospirillales bacterium DNA segment encodes these proteins:
- a CDS encoding COX15/CtaA family protein translates to MLNRAYRVRRRGAGGWRERANDRTGRVDPVQYKDNGGARRRERILGSWLLVLAGMVFTMVVLGGLTRLTQSGLSMVEWRPVTGWLPPLSQESWEQAFAAYKAFPEYEKINAGMSLADFKSIFWLEFVHRLWGRLIGLAFAVPFIVFLARRWIDRAFSLKLLGMFVLGGLQGGLGWYMVASGLVDRPDVSQYRLAAHLGMALVIYAYILWVALGLLLPRRAVVLPSRAVAGRAMAITALIFVTIVSGGFVAGLDAGYAYNTFPLMDGELIPAHLLASSPWWRSFFEDVTTVQFTHRLLALTTFSCVLAQFVWSRRPGTTAEVRRASAALAGWVCVQVGLGIATLLSIVALPLAAMHQASALVLWTLALWTSFEALGRPAAGSAAGSADARKRASAPGRATASGPAHITGQTKEIAL, encoded by the coding sequence ATGCTCAACCGCGCGTACCGCGTTCGCAGGCGCGGTGCGGGCGGGTGGCGCGAGCGGGCAAACGATAGAACGGGCAGGGTAGATCCGGTGCAGTACAAGGACAATGGCGGCGCGCGGCGTCGGGAGCGGATACTCGGTTCTTGGCTCCTCGTGCTTGCCGGAATGGTCTTCACCATGGTGGTGTTGGGCGGTCTTACACGTCTGACGCAATCCGGCTTGTCAATGGTCGAATGGCGGCCGGTCACCGGCTGGCTGCCACCCTTGTCGCAGGAGTCCTGGGAGCAGGCGTTCGCCGCCTACAAGGCCTTCCCCGAATACGAGAAGATCAATGCCGGGATGTCCCTGGCCGATTTCAAGAGCATCTTTTGGCTGGAGTTCGTGCACCGGCTGTGGGGGCGACTGATCGGACTCGCCTTTGCCGTTCCGTTCATCGTCTTTCTTGCCCGCCGCTGGATCGATCGCGCCTTTTCGCTGAAGCTTCTCGGCATGTTCGTGCTCGGCGGCCTGCAGGGCGGACTCGGCTGGTACATGGTCGCCAGCGGCCTGGTCGACCGGCCCGACGTGAGCCAGTACCGCCTCGCCGCGCATCTCGGCATGGCGCTGGTCATCTATGCGTATATCTTGTGGGTCGCGCTCGGCCTGCTATTGCCCCGGCGCGCGGTTGTGCTTCCCTCGCGCGCCGTCGCCGGCCGGGCGATGGCGATCACGGCGTTGATCTTCGTTACCATCGTGTCCGGCGGTTTCGTCGCCGGTCTCGATGCGGGATACGCCTATAACACTTTCCCGCTGATGGACGGCGAGCTGATCCCGGCGCACCTGCTCGCGTCCTCGCCGTGGTGGCGTTCGTTCTTCGAGGACGTCACCACCGTTCAGTTCACCCACCGCTTGCTGGCGTTGACGACGTTCTCCTGCGTGCTGGCGCAGTTCGTCTGGTCACGCCGCCCGGGCACGACCGCCGAGGTACGGCGGGCATCGGCGGCGCTTGCCGGCTGGGTGTGCGTGCAGGTCGGGCTGGGGATCGCGACCTTGCTCTCCATCGTCGCCCTGCCGCTGGCGGCGATGCATCAGGCGAGCGCGCTTGTCTTGTGGACTCTGGCGCTGTGGACGAGTTTTGAGGCACTTGGCCGCCCCGCGGCGGGAAGTGCAGCGGGGAGCGCTGACGCGCGGAAACGCGCCTCTGCTCCCGGCCGCGCGACGGCGTCTGGTCCTGCTCATATCACCGGGCAAACAAAAGAGATCGCGCTATGA
- a CDS encoding S41 family peptidase, with product MPASQLVEIALDAMTASLDPHSAYLTAEELRESEMVTSGEFGGLGIQVTQEDGRIKVISPIEGTPADRAGLKPGDLIVGIDGASIEGMNLRDAVNTMRGEPGSRIKLSIQRDKGPTFDVVITRAIITIEPLRWRMEGNIGYLRIVSFNEKVGDGVEQAVADMKRAGRNNLQGLVIDLRNNPGGLLDQSLAVADEFLDSGTIVSIHGRELGSDRTFRADRGDLVEGLPIVVLINSGSASASEIVAGARQDHHRATVIGSRSFGKGSVQTVMRLPIEGALKLTTALYYTPSGEAIQARGVVPDIALTGVEDASGDNSHEVDLPGALPAQGEAQHTSQGSVNAESCPAVGDPPGDRELGCALSLLRAGSTDSFLASLGAKTRL from the coding sequence ATGCCGGCGAGCCAGCTCGTCGAGATCGCGCTCGACGCGATGACCGCCTCGCTCGATCCGCATTCGGCGTATCTGACCGCCGAGGAACTGCGGGAATCCGAGATGGTGACCTCCGGCGAATTCGGCGGCTTGGGGATTCAGGTCACCCAGGAAGACGGGCGAATCAAGGTGATCTCACCGATCGAGGGCACGCCCGCCGATCGCGCCGGTCTGAAGCCAGGCGATCTGATCGTCGGCATCGACGGCGCCTCGATCGAAGGAATGAACCTGCGCGATGCGGTCAACACGATGCGCGGCGAGCCGGGAAGCCGGATCAAGCTCAGCATTCAACGCGACAAGGGACCAACCTTCGACGTCGTCATCACCCGCGCCATCATCACCATCGAGCCACTGCGTTGGCGGATGGAAGGCAACATCGGCTACCTGCGGATCGTCAGCTTCAATGAGAAGGTCGGCGACGGGGTCGAGCAGGCCGTGGCCGACATGAAGCGCGCCGGGCGGAACAACCTGCAGGGATTGGTCATTGATCTGCGCAATAATCCGGGGGGGCTGCTTGATCAGTCGCTCGCCGTGGCCGACGAGTTTCTCGATTCCGGAACCATCGTCAGCATTCACGGGCGCGAACTGGGGAGCGACCGCACGTTCCGCGCCGACCGCGGCGACCTCGTCGAGGGGCTGCCGATCGTCGTGCTGATCAACTCCGGTTCGGCGTCGGCCTCCGAGATCGTTGCCGGCGCGCGCCAGGATCACCACCGCGCAACGGTGATCGGCTCGCGGTCGTTTGGCAAGGGCTCGGTGCAGACGGTCATGCGCCTGCCGATCGAAGGCGCGCTGAAGTTGACGACCGCGCTTTACTATACGCCCTCAGGCGAGGCGATCCAGGCCCGCGGCGTCGTACCCGACATCGCCCTGACCGGTGTGGAAGACGCCTCAGGCGATAATTCCCACGAGGTCGACCTTCCCGGTGCGCTGCCGGCGCAGGGGGAAGCCCAGCATACCTCGCAGGGATCGGTCAATGCCGAGTCCTGCCCCGCCGTTGGCGATCCGCCCGGCGATCGCGAACTCGGGTGTGCCTTATCGCTGCTGCGTGCCGGCTCGACGGACAGCTTCCTCGCCTCTCTCGGCGCCAAGACGCGGCTTTAG
- a CDS encoding TIGR03032 family protein, with product MTTQLAATADHPAPAAALPVPQFRFLASRQLTAFMAEHKLSLGFTTYQAGLMFLVGLQDNGRFHFANRSFPRCMGLWCDGEQMWMSSLYQLWNFRNVLAPGETRGGYDRLFVPRVAYTTGDLDIHDIGVDAGGRAVFVNTLYSCLARPSDAHSFVPLWKPPFISKIAAEDRCHLNGMAMADGRPRYASAICRSDAASGWRDRREDGGCLVDIDADRLLTTGLSMPHSPRLWRDRLFVLESGTGWFGEVNRATGAFQRMTFCPGYLRGLAFHKDFAIAGLSKPRRDMAFSGLALDRALAERDVDARCGIVIIDLASGDLVHWLHIEGDIGELYDVVALPDCQRPMPLGVLTDEVRRAITIGEPAALSPGP from the coding sequence ATGACCACCCAGCTCGCCGCCACCGCTGACCATCCTGCACCTGCCGCCGCCCTGCCGGTCCCGCAGTTCCGCTTTCTCGCCTCGCGCCAGCTCACCGCGTTCATGGCCGAGCATAAGCTGAGCCTCGGTTTCACCACCTACCAGGCGGGGCTGATGTTTCTCGTCGGCCTGCAGGACAACGGCCGCTTTCATTTCGCCAACCGCAGCTTTCCGCGCTGCATGGGGCTGTGGTGCGATGGCGAGCAGATGTGGATGAGCTCGCTCTACCAGCTGTGGAACTTCCGCAACGTGCTGGCGCCGGGCGAGACGCGCGGCGGCTACGACCGGCTGTTCGTTCCGCGCGTCGCCTATACCACCGGCGATCTCGACATTCATGACATCGGCGTCGACGCTGGCGGGCGGGCGGTCTTCGTCAACACGCTCTACTCGTGCCTCGCCCGGCCGTCGGACGCCCATAGCTTCGTGCCGCTATGGAAGCCGCCGTTCATCAGCAAGATCGCCGCCGAGGACCGCTGCCATCTCAACGGCATGGCGATGGCGGACGGCCGGCCGCGCTACGCCTCGGCGATCTGCCGAAGCGACGCGGCCTCCGGCTGGCGCGACCGGCGCGAGGACGGCGGCTGCCTCGTCGACATCGACGCCGACCGGCTGCTGACCACCGGGTTATCGATGCCGCACTCGCCGCGGCTGTGGCGGGACCGGCTGTTCGTACTCGAGTCCGGTACTGGCTGGTTCGGCGAGGTCAACCGCGCGACCGGCGCCTTCCAGCGGATGACCTTCTGCCCCGGTTATCTGCGCGGCCTTGCCTTTCACAAGGATTTTGCCATCGCCGGACTTTCCAAGCCCCGTCGCGACATGGCCTTTTCCGGCCTTGCGCTCGACCGGGCGCTTGCCGAGCGCGACGTCGACGCGCGATGCGGGATCGTCATCATCGACCTTGCTTCGGGCGACCTCGTTCACTGGCTGCACATCGAGGGCGACATCGGCGAGCTCTACGACGTCGTCGCCCTGCCCGACTGCCAGCGGCCAATGCCGCTGGGCGTGCTCACCGACGAGGTCCGCCGCGCGATCACCATAGGCGAGCCCGCCGCACTATCGCCGGGTCCGTGA
- a CDS encoding calcium-binding protein produces MGLIAPVWPAGLARLVGDITNEDGSGAGLTLGAGNADSVVGGADGEIVRGFAQTLSGSDGADLIVGDVLVSGGGDAALLCRVGAGGKTRYSYPDYTYSSAGSGGSNARAFAFNDSLYGGAGDDVIAGDVLASGKGDVDLSIAVGDGGSTAAAPVGSGGSNNLARAFADTINGVDGDDVLAGDVFRSVALGNTTLAISVGHGAAVASRGHYFEAFPQAGGSDNIARGFADSLVAAGGDDVLAGDVLSTFEFGTVALSVAAGVGASGYSVAGSGDDNRAFAASDTLRGGDGNDLISGDVLRFSSHGTTTGVVSAGDGGNGAAGRFGDTTGGHGTDGNAALVGNDHVVAGNGDDTVVGDVYNQLSAGDVGLAVSAGCGHDASLIGTYQGPSGGAGGGANYAGGFNDLMLGGTGADRVVGDVALFDSTGALSLSVAAGSGGSVTATTNNYYGNGGNGGSTNSVHAFSDDLRGGDGNDWLVGDIEVSNSNGDLSLTAAAGNGGDGKGEAYAAGAGGTGGDANLAVAFNDRLEGDDGADTLVGDILISDPNTAYEGTLDLSVNAGGDGSGSTVALGGASNAVSAFNDTLQGGAGDDLLVGDAFKIGGQSDAPYIGIVGGSDDTVTAFQDILVGGEGNDTLIGDTNDTLRSDILLHIDGTFTGRDGLFGDTLIGGKGNDVLQGGLGADSMTGGPGTDRFVWTNGDFENIASPTFTWQPPVDTITDFAAGDVLDFSGAPYPHVSGLSTDGTSTIVQGDFFGTTYDLVRLNDFTTTLSLQQLIDSGVILIA; encoded by the coding sequence ATGGGACTCATTGCGCCGGTCTGGCCGGCAGGGTTGGCGCGTCTTGTCGGCGACATCACCAACGAGGACGGAAGCGGCGCCGGCCTGACGCTTGGCGCCGGCAACGCCGATAGCGTCGTCGGCGGTGCCGATGGCGAGATCGTGCGCGGCTTTGCGCAGACGCTGAGCGGATCGGACGGCGCCGATCTGATCGTCGGCGATGTTCTGGTCAGCGGCGGCGGAGACGCCGCGCTGCTCTGCCGTGTCGGCGCCGGCGGGAAGACCCGGTACAGTTATCCAGACTACACGTACTCTTCCGCGGGCTCGGGCGGCAGCAATGCCCGGGCGTTCGCGTTCAACGATTCGCTCTACGGTGGAGCTGGCGACGATGTCATAGCCGGCGACGTGCTGGCCAGCGGCAAGGGTGATGTTGACCTTTCGATCGCCGTCGGCGACGGCGGCTCGACCGCGGCGGCACCGGTTGGTAGCGGCGGATCGAACAACCTCGCACGTGCCTTTGCGGACACGATCAATGGAGTCGACGGCGACGACGTTTTGGCTGGCGATGTCTTCCGATCGGTCGCGCTCGGCAATACGACTCTCGCCATTTCCGTCGGCCACGGCGCCGCCGTCGCATCTCGTGGTCATTATTTCGAAGCCTTTCCGCAGGCTGGCGGATCAGACAACATTGCACGAGGTTTTGCCGACTCGCTGGTCGCCGCAGGCGGCGACGATGTGCTCGCCGGTGACGTCCTTTCGACCTTTGAGTTCGGAACGGTCGCGCTGAGTGTCGCCGCCGGTGTTGGTGCGAGTGGGTATAGTGTCGCAGGCAGTGGCGATGATAACCGCGCGTTCGCGGCGAGCGACACACTACGCGGCGGCGATGGCAATGACCTGATCTCTGGCGATGTTCTGAGGTTTTCCAGCCATGGCACAACCACCGGAGTCGTTTCGGCGGGTGACGGTGGAAATGGTGCCGCGGGCCGTTTTGGCGATACGACCGGCGGACACGGCACCGACGGCAACGCCGCGCTCGTCGGCAACGACCACGTCGTCGCCGGGAATGGCGACGATACGGTGGTCGGCGATGTCTATAACCAGCTGTCCGCGGGCGACGTTGGCCTCGCCGTTTCCGCCGGTTGCGGACACGACGCCTCGTTGATCGGAACCTACCAGGGTCCGTCGGGTGGCGCTGGTGGAGGCGCGAATTACGCCGGCGGCTTCAATGATCTGATGCTCGGCGGCACCGGCGCCGATCGCGTCGTCGGCGACGTCGCACTGTTCGATTCCACCGGCGCGCTGAGCCTCAGCGTCGCCGCCGGTTCCGGCGGTTCGGTGACTGCCACGACCAACAATTACTACGGCAACGGCGGCAACGGCGGCAGTACGAATTCGGTCCATGCCTTCTCGGACGACTTGAGGGGCGGCGACGGTAATGACTGGCTGGTCGGCGACATCGAGGTGAGCAACTCTAATGGGGACCTCTCGCTGACCGCCGCGGCGGGCAATGGCGGCGATGGCAAGGGCGAAGCCTATGCCGCCGGAGCGGGCGGGACGGGTGGCGATGCCAACCTTGCGGTGGCCTTCAATGACCGTCTCGAAGGGGATGACGGTGCCGATACATTGGTCGGCGACATCCTCATCAGCGACCCCAATACCGCGTATGAGGGTACACTTGATCTCAGCGTCAATGCCGGGGGCGACGGCAGCGGTTCGACTGTGGCACTCGGCGGTGCCAGCAATGCGGTCTCGGCGTTCAACGACACCTTGCAAGGCGGCGCTGGCGACGACCTGCTGGTCGGCGACGCCTTCAAGATCGGCGGTCAGAGCGATGCCCCCTATATCGGCATCGTCGGCGGCAGCGATGATACGGTGACCGCCTTTCAGGACATCCTGGTCGGTGGTGAGGGCAACGATACGCTGATCGGCGATACCAACGATACTCTCCGTTCCGACATTTTGCTCCACATCGACGGCACGTTCACCGGTCGCGACGGCCTGTTCGGCGATACGCTGATCGGCGGCAAGGGCAACGACGTCCTTCAAGGGGGACTGGGCGCGGACAGCATGACCGGGGGTCCCGGCACCGACCGGTTCGTTTGGACGAACGGCGACTTCGAGAACATCGCCTCGCCGACTTTTACGTGGCAACCGCCGGTCGATACCATCACCGACTTCGCAGCCGGCGACGTCCTCGACTTCAGCGGAGCTCCATACCCTCACGTCAGCGGCCTTTCGACCGATGGCACCAGTACGATCGTGCAGGGGGACTTTTTTGGGACGACTTACGATCTCGTCCGTCTGAACGACTTCACGACCACCCTCAGCCTCCAGCAACTCATCGACAGCGGTGTCATCCTGATCGCATGA
- a CDS encoding calcium-binding protein, producing the protein MGTQTFRLRSADAISSLVAAHESIDAFSTAAAEAATSVNDWLAGDAEVPAGARVALAAEAANAEESVDGVDAEIATVALQTLNGLAGDDTVAGDVLAGSGGTVGLLALAGAGGEVSAAQGAIGAGRGGDSGQLTAFDDQLLGGLGDDRLVGDVFSAGKGLITLTADSGRGGSSSVALSGLAGNADTIRAFNDTLLGGDGNDLIVGDVHRAFAIGDITLDALAGTGADAASGIGADGGTDAVVRAFDDSLIGTSGDDTLVGDVFGISDSGVVHLAAAAGDGGDGSPGGNGGGDGRIFAFDDTLRGGDGGDVMIGDVYRLFSHDRAEILVSAGGGGTAIYGEIGTTIAAEGGSGHFDRAAMDVLFGVNGDDVLVGDVAHVSASGDVSLTAEAGSGATLPSDAGVGGNGGSDNDVGAFHDLLSGGNGADLIVGDARGLDDDGAMTLLAAAGSGGVSSYGTLGGDGGDANRTSGFNDTLDGGGGADTLAGDVLSDHASGTILLAASAGCGGYGYDRIGGTGGANNTAAAFNDILTGGDGNDVLVGDLAASFADGAPFELTRATLSVRVGAQGAAGAANGGADNVVQAFDDTLAGGNGDDLLVGDVFLAIDTLDQRLILRIDAAGDAGNQMTAFRDRLDGGDGNDTLYGDFFDGAAGFSALLSPGGTFGGLPLMFADTLAGGGGDDVIAGGLGTDTLSGGGGADRFVWTLDDLSFAPGLPPVDTITDFDLNDTLDLSGYFAAFNFPVGVAPDATYISLRVDGGATIVGVNASGGPSHDDFVRLAGFTTALDVQDLIDSGVILIA; encoded by the coding sequence ATGGGCACGCAAACCTTTCGCTTGCGGAGCGCTGACGCTATCAGCAGCCTCGTCGCCGCGCATGAATCGATTGACGCTTTCAGCACCGCAGCCGCAGAGGCGGCCACCTCCGTCAACGACTGGCTGGCAGGTGACGCCGAGGTGCCGGCGGGCGCCCGCGTCGCCCTCGCCGCCGAGGCCGCAAACGCCGAGGAGTCCGTGGACGGCGTGGATGCAGAGATCGCGACCGTCGCGCTTCAGACGCTGAACGGCCTGGCCGGCGACGATACCGTCGCAGGCGATGTCCTCGCCGGCAGCGGGGGGACCGTCGGCCTTCTCGCCCTCGCCGGCGCCGGCGGCGAGGTCTCGGCCGCGCAGGGGGCGATTGGTGCCGGTCGCGGGGGCGATAGCGGCCAGCTCACCGCCTTCGACGATCAGCTTTTGGGCGGGCTCGGCGATGATCGGTTGGTCGGCGATGTCTTCTCGGCGGGAAAGGGGCTGATTACCCTGACTGCCGACAGCGGCCGTGGCGGCTCGTCGAGCGTGGCGCTCAGCGGCCTTGCAGGCAACGCCGACACCATCCGCGCGTTCAACGACACCCTGCTGGGCGGTGATGGCAATGATCTCATTGTCGGTGACGTTCACCGCGCGTTCGCCATCGGCGATATTACCCTCGACGCCCTTGCGGGGACCGGCGCCGACGCCGCCAGCGGGATCGGCGCCGACGGCGGCACCGACGCCGTCGTCCGGGCGTTCGACGATTCGCTGATCGGCACGTCCGGCGACGATACGCTCGTCGGGGACGTCTTCGGTATCAGCGATTCCGGCGTGGTTCATCTCGCCGCTGCGGCCGGTGATGGCGGAGACGGATCACCCGGCGGCAACGGCGGCGGCGACGGGCGTATCTTCGCGTTTGACGACACCTTGCGCGGTGGCGACGGTGGCGACGTCATGATCGGCGACGTCTATCGCCTGTTCAGTCACGACCGCGCCGAGATTCTCGTCTCCGCGGGCGGTGGCGGCACGGCGATTTACGGCGAGATCGGCACGACGATCGCGGCGGAAGGCGGCAGCGGTCATTTCGACCGAGCGGCGATGGATGTGCTCTTCGGCGTCAACGGTGACGACGTGCTCGTCGGCGACGTGGCACACGTCAGCGCGTCGGGCGACGTCTCCCTGACCGCCGAGGCGGGGAGCGGCGCCACACTCCCCAGCGATGCCGGGGTCGGCGGCAACGGGGGCAGCGACAATGATGTGGGTGCCTTCCATGACCTGCTCAGCGGCGGCAACGGCGCCGACCTTATCGTCGGCGACGCGCGCGGGCTCGACGATGACGGTGCGATGACATTGTTGGCGGCGGCAGGCAGCGGCGGCGTCAGCAGCTACGGCACCCTCGGCGGCGACGGCGGCGATGCCAACCGGACAAGCGGATTCAACGATACGCTCGACGGCGGCGGCGGCGCGGACACCCTCGCAGGTGACGTCCTGTCGGACCATGCATCCGGCACGATCCTGCTGGCTGCGTCCGCCGGCTGTGGCGGCTATGGTTACGACCGCATTGGCGGGACGGGCGGAGCGAACAATACGGCGGCCGCCTTTAACGACATCCTGACCGGGGGCGACGGCAACGACGTTCTCGTCGGCGATCTCGCCGCGTCGTTCGCCGATGGCGCGCCGTTTGAATTGACCCGGGCAACGCTGAGCGTCCGCGTCGGCGCGCAGGGTGCCGCAGGCGCCGCCAACGGTGGCGCGGACAACGTCGTGCAGGCGTTCGACGATACGCTCGCGGGCGGTAACGGCGATGATCTGCTGGTTGGCGACGTGTTCTTGGCCATCGATACCCTCGACCAGCGCCTGATCCTGCGGATCGATGCCGCGGGCGACGCCGGCAATCAAATGACCGCCTTTCGCGACCGCCTCGATGGCGGCGACGGTAACGATACGCTCTATGGCGATTTCTTTGACGGCGCCGCCGGCTTTTCCGCGCTTCTCTCGCCGGGCGGTACGTTCGGCGGCCTGCCGTTGATGTTCGCCGACACGCTGGCGGGCGGAGGCGGCGACGACGTCATCGCCGGCGGGCTCGGCACGGACACCCTGTCCGGCGGTGGAGGTGCCGACCGCTTCGTCTGGACGCTCGACGATCTGAGTTTTGCCCCTGGCCTGCCGCCGGTCGATACGATCACCGACTTCGACCTTAATGATACCCTCGATCTCAGCGGCTACTTCGCCGCGTTCAATTTCCCGGTCGGCGTTGCGCCGGATGCGACCTACATCTCGCTGCGCGTCGACGGCGGGGCGACCATCGTCGGCGTAAACGCAAGCGGTGGCCCCAGCCACGATGACTTCGTCCGGCTCGCCGGTTTTACCACGGCCCTTGACGTCCAGGACCTCATCGACAGCGGCGTCATCCTGATCGCCTGA
- a CDS encoding DUF599 family protein, giving the protein MAGEFSTLDIVAVTNFFVVWVVYQALFDGRWRRRTSINAALASLRRHWMRALLVRENRIVDSTLVGHVIHSASFFASTTMFVVAGLIGVLGSADRIYAAIGNITLLLGGGQRLFEWKVVLLIAIFIYAFFKFTWALRQFNYFSAVVGSAPDARRESIDVDAYAERMAAVLTYAVGELNAGVRAYYFAFAAFGWFIDPRVFIVATVLMVLVIARRQLVSPTAKALREHGKCLDDRREGVADDYREGVADDRR; this is encoded by the coding sequence ATGGCGGGCGAATTCTCCACGCTGGATATCGTCGCCGTTACCAACTTCTTCGTCGTCTGGGTCGTCTACCAGGCCCTGTTTGACGGGCGATGGCGACGCCGCACGAGCATCAATGCCGCGCTCGCGTCGCTGCGCCGCCATTGGATGCGCGCGTTGCTGGTGCGTGAGAACCGCATCGTCGACTCGACGCTGGTCGGGCACGTCATCCACAGCGCGTCCTTTTTCGCGTCAACGACGATGTTCGTCGTCGCCGGACTGATCGGCGTGCTGGGATCGGCCGACCGTATCTACGCCGCCATCGGCAACATCACCCTCCTGCTCGGCGGCGGCCAGAGGCTGTTCGAATGGAAGGTCGTGCTGCTCATCGCGATATTTATTTATGCTTTTTTCAAGTTCACCTGGGCGCTGCGCCAGTTCAACTACTTCTCCGCGGTCGTGGGTAGCGCTCCGGACGCGCGCCGCGAGTCCATCGACGTCGATGCCTACGCCGAACGGATGGCGGCGGTGCTGACGTATGCGGTCGGCGAGCTGAATGCCGGCGTGCGCGCCTACTACTTCGCCTTCGCCGCGTTCGGCTGGTTCATCGATCCGCGGGTTTTTATCGTTGCGACCGTGCTGATGGTTCTCGTCATCGCCCGCCGCCAACTCGTCTCGCCGACGGCAAAGGCGCTGCGCGAACACGGCAAATGTCTCGATGACCGACGCGAAGGCGTCGCGGACGATTACCGCGAAGGCGTCGCGGACGATCGCCGTTGA
- a CDS encoding carbonic anhydrase family protein — protein MHRRSVLKGVAMGLMSVCPVCAALTRAAAGEGHGPHWDYEGDAGPMLWGDLEPAFKACALGTQQSPIDIGAAIPAELGSLDIAWKPIPLRIINNGHTIQVNCEPGSTAHIAGKSYALAQFHFHHPSEHLLVGNHFEMEAHFVHLSAEREIAVVGAFIRAGSENKALAPVFDAMPESAGPEQVVAGVVVTPEDVLPQDRTYFRYFGSLTTPPCSEGVLWTVLRDPIEASAEQIGRFATLFPMDARPTQSLNNRFVLQNI, from the coding sequence ATGCATAGACGATCCGTCCTTAAAGGCGTCGCAATGGGGCTCATGAGCGTTTGCCCGGTGTGTGCCGCGCTGACGAGAGCTGCTGCTGGCGAGGGGCACGGCCCGCACTGGGACTACGAAGGTGACGCGGGACCGATGCTCTGGGGAGATCTTGAGCCGGCATTTAAGGCGTGCGCGCTGGGAACCCAGCAATCGCCGATCGATATCGGAGCGGCGATCCCCGCCGAGCTCGGCAGTCTCGATATCGCCTGGAAGCCTATTCCCCTGCGCATCATCAACAATGGCCATACCATCCAGGTGAACTGCGAGCCGGGCAGTACCGCCCACATTGCCGGCAAGTCGTACGCTCTTGCCCAGTTTCATTTCCATCATCCAAGCGAGCATCTTCTCGTCGGCAACCACTTTGAAATGGAAGCGCACTTCGTTCATCTGTCTGCCGAACGGGAAATCGCCGTCGTCGGCGCCTTCATCCGCGCGGGGAGTGAAAATAAAGCACTGGCTCCCGTGTTTGACGCCATGCCGGAGAGCGCCGGCCCGGAGCAGGTGGTGGCAGGCGTGGTCGTCACTCCCGAAGACGTGCTGCCGCAGGATCGGACGTACTTTCGCTACTTTGGCTCCTTGACGACACCGCCGTGTTCCGAAGGTGTGCTGTGGACGGTACTGCGCGACCCGATCGAGGCGTCGGCGGAGCAGATTGGACGATTTGCCACGTTGTTCCCGATGGATGCGCGGCCGACGCAATCGCTCAACAACCGGTTCGTCCTGCAGAACATCTGA
- a CDS encoding ABC transporter substrate-binding protein — translation MADHSAIAPAWHRSTGEADLARMQLLAWAFAALVVVCSPPAPAADPGAYAGRRVLHIDSYHAGNEWNDRIDAAIAAAFAGTGVDLKVVFLDSKRHASEAEIEVAALRIKEEIERFAPDVVTASDDPAAKYVIAPYYKDAALPFVFCGLNWDAAAYGLPFTNATGMIEVSPIPQIIRLLRPYAHGPRLGFLAEDTETKRKELEYHRKVFGIAYDKVYFADTFAQWVEAFERAQDEVDMLLILGVGAIHDWDARAARELAAGGSRIPAGTDFSWLMNVSLLGVAKVPEEQGRWAAEAAMAILDGVSPSRIPMTYNREGRLYFNPTIAARLGVTNPPPLAQLVP, via the coding sequence ATGGCCGATCATTCGGCCATCGCACCGGCATGGCACCGATCGACGGGGGAGGCCGACCTGGCACGCATGCAACTGTTGGCGTGGGCGTTCGCTGCCCTCGTCGTCGTCTGCTCGCCCCCGGCGCCGGCGGCCGATCCCGGCGCTTATGCCGGCCGGCGGGTCCTGCATATCGATTCCTATCACGCCGGCAACGAGTGGAACGACCGGATTGATGCGGCCATCGCCGCGGCGTTCGCCGGTACCGGCGTCGATCTCAAGGTGGTCTTTCTCGACAGCAAGCGCCACGCTTCCGAAGCCGAGATCGAGGTTGCCGCGCTGCGGATCAAGGAGGAGATCGAGCGGTTCGCTCCCGATGTGGTGACGGCGAGTGACGATCCGGCGGCGAAGTATGTGATCGCGCCCTACTATAAGGACGCGGCGCTGCCGTTCGTCTTTTGCGGATTGAACTGGGACGCCGCCGCTTATGGCCTGCCATTCACCAATGCGACCGGCATGATCGAGGTCTCGCCGATCCCGCAGATCATTCGCCTTCTGCGCCCGTATGCGCACGGACCGCGTCTCGGGTTCCTCGCCGAGGACACCGAAACGAAGCGCAAGGAACTCGAATACCACCGCAAGGTGTTCGGGATCGCTTACGATAAGGTGTATTTCGCCGATACCTTCGCGCAGTGGGTCGAGGCGTTCGAACGGGCCCAGGACGAGGTCGACATGCTGCTGATCCTCGGCGTCGGCGCCATTCATGACTGGGACGCCCGAGCCGCGCGCGAGCTTGCCGCGGGCGGCTCGCGAATTCCCGCCGGAACCGACTTTTCCTGGCTGATGAATGTCTCGCTGCTGGGCGTGGCGAAGGTTCCGGAGGAGCAGGGGCGATGGGCCGCCGAGGCGGCGATGGCGATCCTCGACGGTGTCTCGCCATCGCGGATTCCGATGACCTATAACCGGGAGGGACGGCTTTATTTCAACCCGACCATCGCGGCGCGGCTCGGCGTTACCAACCCGCCGCCGCTGGCCCAGCTTGTTCCTTGA